The nucleotide sequence TCAAACCTTGCCTTTAAATCCACCAATGCTTGCCCCCGTTCACGTTGATCCCCATACTGTAAGTATGTCAAATAAAGAGTGGTTTTTTCATTAAAATCGAAGGTATTCACATATTCCGAGCATAGATCGGCTAAATCGGTCCGATCAATATATGCCATAAAATCTGAGAACAGCTTGCGAATTTCCTCATCCCCTAATGCGAAAATCTCATCGCGAAGTTCCCTCGATGAAATCCACTCCCCATCGGGATATTGCAGCAGAATAGAACTTAGTTTAAAAATTAACCGACTATCTGTCATCTGAATCCCCCCATCCTAAGACATTACAGCCGGAACAGGACTCCATAAAGTCCAACCCTGCTATTCCGCGGCCCAAGTGCATATTGCCTACCTGTTCCCGATGGGCAGAAGGAATCACATAACGATCGGAATATTTGGCAATAGCCAATAACCGATACATCTCCTTAACCA is from Microaerobacter geothermalis and encodes:
- the narJ gene encoding nitrate reductase molybdenum cofactor assembly chaperone, encoding MTDSRLIFKLSSILLQYPDGEWISSRELRDEIFALGDEEIRKLFSDFMAYIDRTDLADLCSEYVNTFDFNEKTTLYLTYLQYGDQRERGQALVDLKARFEQAGYQITSEELPDYLPLLLEFASVVPQSLAKEILESQCSILEKLHSELEMMNSPYARVLQACLLSTGHSVQKDVAGGAS